Proteins found in one Methanospirillum hungatei JF-1 genomic segment:
- a CDS encoding helix-turn-helix domain-containing protein gives MCRTWVVLDNMRKDLTISLDEEYINALLEIAENQKSTLSALIRDIFSSYIQAVTRGDTPDFKDLTNAEGEVAGVLTVSTDLSGTVARHAALIADLERRVGLLEGRTLNSPYQPQKPMFAPDLMALTSPVGISSSAGVIDSDMPPVGNLAEEALVKVQMQPVAPVMDAMEMGSMKIRTDKEYSQTEAAVALGISVTTMRKYIKEKKIAARKVGRSWLIHGRDILAHKAAAQG, from the coding sequence GTGTGCAGGACATGGGTTGTCCTGGATAACATGAGAAAGGATCTGACAATATCTCTTGATGAAGAATATATTAATGCACTGCTGGAGATTGCAGAAAACCAGAAATCGACCCTTTCAGCACTTATCCGCGATATATTCTCGTCATATATTCAGGCAGTTACCAGGGGAGATACCCCGGATTTTAAGGACCTGACCAATGCTGAAGGTGAAGTCGCTGGGGTTCTGACTGTATCCACGGACCTTTCCGGGACGGTTGCTCGTCATGCGGCACTGATTGCCGATCTCGAACGCCGGGTCGGTCTACTTGAAGGACGGACTCTGAACTCTCCCTACCAACCACAAAAACCCATGTTTGCCCCTGATCTGATGGCACTGACAAGTCCGGTCGGGATCTCATCGTCTGCCGGAGTTATTGATTCTGATATGCCTCCGGTCGGCAATCTTGCTGAGGAAGCCCTCGTTAAGGTGCAGATGCAGCCGGTTGCCCCGGTGATGGATGCGATGGAGATGGGTTCGATGAAGATCCGAACCGATAAGGAGTACAGCCAGACCGAGGCAGCAGTTGCTTTAGGGATATCCGTTACAACGATGCGGAAGTATATCAAAGAAAAGAAGATTGCTGCACGGAAGGTTGGCCGATCCTGGCTTATTCATGGGCGGGATATTCTCGCTCACAAGGCTGCAGCACAGGGGTAA